The DNA sequence ACCAGCTCTCCAGCGACTGGGAATGATGAGCCGCCGCACTCAATCCCGCGCCGTCCGGCGCCCAGATCACGAGAGGAACCTTCACCTGCCCGCCGAACATATAACGGATTTTGGCCGTCTGATTGACGATCTCGTCCATCGCGCAGGTGACGAAATCGGCGAAGTGCATATCCACGAACGGCCGCATGCCGGTCAGAGCCGCACCCAGTCCGGCCCCGACGATGCAGGATTCGGAGATGGGGGAGTCGATGACCCGGCCGGGAAACCTCTCCGGCAGGCCTTTGAACTGACCGAAAATGCCCCCATGCGCCACCAAATCCTCGCCGATGATGAAGATCGCCTCATCCCGGGCCATCTCTTCGGTGAGCGCCTCGCAAACCGCGGCAGCACAGTTTAAAATCCTTTCCGTCATGGGATATTCTCCGTTTTTCTATGGATTGACGAACATGTCCTCCAGGGCCTCTTCGGGAGCAGGCCACTCGCTCTGTTCGGCAAAAGCGACGGCCTCTGTTAACTCGTCATCGACCTGTTTCCGGATCTCTTTTTCCATTTCGCCGGTCAGAAGCTTTTTCTTCTTCAGGATGGAAGCAAAGCGGAGCAGGGGGTCTTTTTTCTCCCATTCGGCCACCTCCGCCTGCGTCCGATATTTTTGCGGATCTCCCTCGAAATGGCCGCGGCGCCGGTAGGTCTTGTTTTCAAGAAGGGTAGGGCCTTCGCCGCGGCGGGCCCGCTCGACCGCCTGGCCGGCAGCTTCATGGACAGCAAGGAGATCATTGCCGTCAACAGTTACCCCGGGGATATTGTAGCCGGCGGCGCGGGCGGCGATATCGGCAGCGGAACAGGCATAGGTTGTCGGCGTGGTCGAGGCGTAGCAGTTGTTCTCGCAAACAAACAGGATGGGGAGTTTCCAGATGGAGGC is a window from the Syntrophobacterales bacterium genome containing:
- a CDS encoding thiamine pyrophosphate-dependent dehydrogenase E1 component subunit alpha encodes the protein MKSSASTREMRRLYRTMVTIRGFETLAGELFAAGKIPGFIHLSIGQEASSVGVCSVLRPDDYIVTTHRGHGHVIAKGGNLKKMIAELVGRKTGYCKGKGGSMHIADFSLGILGANGVVGGGFPIAIGAGLSIKLRRTNQVVVCFFGDGASNRGTFHEAMNMASIWKLPILFVCENNCYASTTPTTYACSAADIAARAAGYNIPGVTVDGNDLLAVHEAAGQAVERARRGEGPTLLENKTYRRRGHFEGDPQKYRTQAEVAEWEKKDPLLRFASILKKKKLLTGEMEKEIRKQVDDELTEAVAFAEQSEWPAPEEALEDMFVNP